The following coding sequences are from one Helicoverpa armigera isolate CAAS_96S chromosome 2, ASM3070526v1, whole genome shotgun sequence window:
- the LOC110381457 gene encoding uncharacterized protein LOC110381457, which yields MWVRILCVVVLASSALGKEDALLDPLFGAEGRNKVDICVGTPGGRVRRCQGALYNREWVVARAGCLRRAASHSMAIERPSAGGSCDHVLAGNPGVYRSREVRHHVMHPWFDLAIVIAKTPYNNLEKLSNATEIRHKLKHHGVYKWMKHYFDAFALTRDHGYHLNRISRNLKTYHHPFWYFFVTMVLPSVLFMLVFIYVTFYTGTPQEVPYKKLRYSKKVTSI from the exons ATGTGGGTGAGGATCCTCTGCGTGGTGGTGTTGGCGAGTAGCGCGCTGGGCAAGGAGGACGCGCTACTGGACCCGCTGTTCGGCGCGGAGGGGCGGAACAAGGTGGATATCTGCGTGGGCACGCCCGGCGGCCGCGTGCGCCGCTGCCAGGGCGCGCTCTACAACCGCGAGTGGGTGGTGGCGCGCGCCGGCTGCCTGCGCAGAGCCGCCAGCCACAGCATGGCCATCGAGCGGCCCTCCGCCGGCGGCAGCTGCGACCACGTCCTTGCCG GGAACCCCGGCGTGTACCGGTCCCGCGAAGTGCGACACCACGTGATGCATCCGTGGTTCGATCTGGCCATAGTGATCGCGAAAACACCTTATAATAACCTGGAAAAGCTCTCCAATGCCACAGAAATCCGCCATAAGCTGAAGCACCATGG TGTGTACAAGTGGATGAAACATTACTTTGACGCCTTTGCCCTAACTCGCGACCATGGATATCACCTCAATAGAATTTCCCGAAATTTAAAGACATACCACCATCCATTCTGGTATTTCTTTGTAACGATGGTCCTGCCCAGCGTGCTGTTCATGTTAGTCTTTATATATGTTACATTCTACACAGGGACCCCTCAAGAGGTTCCTTATAAGAAACTGCGTTATtctaagaaagtaacttctatttaa
- the LOC110381458 gene encoding small ribosomal subunit protein mS33 — translation MATNYAKYSQLIKASTNYARRMQRLSNRIFGEVAIPTNPKSMKVVKMFSERPLHTNEEIIHYYPRHVETHSLMLKLREYGLYRDEHQDFKDEMKRLRELRGKVKVWRRKLDKKDE, via the coding sequence TACAAACTACGCTAAGTATTCTCAATTGATTAAGGCGTCTACAAACTACGCCCGTCGTATGCAGCGGCTGTCCAATAGGATCTTCGGCGAAGTTGCTATCCCCACTAATCCCAAGTCCATGAAGGTGGTGAAAATGTTTTCGGAAAGACCGCTCCACACTAACGAAGAAATCATCCATTATTACCCGCGGCACGTCGAGACTCACAGCCTCATGCTGAAGCTGAGGGAGTACGGCTTGTACAGAGACGAGCACCAGGACTTCAAGGATGAGATGAAGAGGCTGCGCGAGCTCAGGGGCAAGGTGAAGGTGTGGAGGAGGAAGCTGGACAAGAAGGATGAATAA